The Aureispira anguillae genome contains a region encoding:
- a CDS encoding acylneuraminate cytidylyltransferase family protein: MTTSKKSFCFIPAKAASTRLKKKNILPLAGKEMIYYAINNAQTSHLFAPNDIIVSSETKEIQAVAQKYGANVPYDRAEHLAHDPYGIVDVLLDFLERFPNYKNYDSCCILLITAPLTIADDLKKSYQLYNENDFNAVMSVTPTEHSALRSVYVNENNIEAIHPKYLKKKSQELPTTYRLNGAVTWINIAAFLKERTYFMMPWGGYKMPNERSIDIDNLMDYKYAQFLMEN; the protein is encoded by the coding sequence ATGACAACATCTAAAAAATCTTTTTGTTTCATTCCTGCTAAGGCAGCTTCTACTCGTCTAAAAAAGAAGAATATTTTGCCCTTAGCAGGAAAGGAAATGATTTATTATGCCATCAACAATGCGCAAACATCTCATTTGTTTGCGCCCAATGATATTATTGTTTCTTCTGAAACAAAAGAAATTCAAGCTGTTGCCCAAAAATATGGCGCTAACGTTCCTTATGATAGAGCAGAGCATCTAGCACATGATCCTTATGGAATTGTAGATGTTCTGCTTGATTTTTTAGAACGATTTCCTAATTATAAGAATTATGACTCTTGCTGTATTTTGTTGATTACTGCCCCTTTAACAATTGCTGATGATTTAAAAAAATCCTATCAATTGTATAATGAAAATGATTTTAATGCGGTTATGTCTGTAACCCCAACAGAGCACAGTGCCCTAAGATCCGTTTACGTAAACGAAAATAATATAGAGGCAATACATCCTAAGTATCTCAAAAAAAAATCTCAAGAACTACCAACAACTTATCGACTTAATGGGGCGGTAACATGGATTAATATAGCAGCGTTTTTGAAAGAAAGAACTTATTTTATGATGCCTTGGGGAGGGTACAAAATGCCCAATGAACGTTCTATCGATATTGATAATTTGATGGATTATAAATATGCCCAATTCCTTATGGAAAATTAA
- a CDS encoding N-acetylneuraminate synthase family protein has protein sequence MKATIENIVIDQSQNGTYIVLEAGPTHSGIDSAKELAKMAKEAGANAVKYQLLYADRLMAKKDVLFSYKYLQYDADGKEEFIEFTEPLYDVLKRRELEKEEWKELKAYCDSLGLTMFTTATYKDEVDFIIDELGIDSIKINSGDVNDLEFIKYCASKNVSIQLDTGNADIWEIERAVIEAEEAGCTNIIIHMCPSGYPTKLESVHLRMITTLKNMFPNYSIAFSDHSPGWDMDIAAVALGADMIEKTITLDRTTKSCEHSFSLEKEDAKRFVESIRDVETAMGSYRRTIPSHVREKRKLGRRSPYALVDLKKGDVINVEDFEFKRPGVGVTSAEFDFFIGKELTTDIPKGTAITYDNI, from the coding sequence ATGAAAGCAACAATTGAAAATATAGTAATTGATCAATCCCAAAATGGGACTTATATTGTTTTAGAAGCAGGACCAACACATTCAGGGATAGATAGTGCAAAAGAATTGGCCAAAATGGCTAAGGAAGCAGGAGCGAATGCAGTTAAGTATCAATTGTTATATGCCGATCGATTAATGGCTAAAAAGGATGTTCTATTTAGTTATAAATACCTACAATATGATGCAGATGGTAAGGAAGAGTTTATCGAATTTACGGAACCATTATACGATGTACTAAAGCGTAGGGAATTAGAAAAAGAAGAGTGGAAAGAATTGAAGGCTTATTGTGATAGTCTTGGTTTGACGATGTTTACTACTGCAACGTACAAAGATGAGGTAGACTTTATTATTGACGAGTTGGGAATAGATAGTATTAAAATCAATTCGGGCGATGTCAATGATTTGGAGTTTATTAAGTATTGTGCTAGTAAAAATGTAAGTATTCAATTGGATACTGGTAATGCTGATATTTGGGAAATTGAGCGTGCAGTAATAGAAGCAGAAGAAGCTGGTTGTACGAATATTATTATTCATATGTGCCCGTCAGGCTATCCAACAAAGTTGGAGAGTGTGCATCTTCGTATGATTACAACGCTTAAAAATATGTTTCCTAATTACTCTATCGCTTTTAGCGACCATTCTCCAGGTTGGGATATGGATATAGCAGCAGTTGCTTTGGGAGCAGATATGATCGAAAAAACGATTACTTTAGATCGAACAACCAAAAGTTGTGAGCACTCTTTTTCTTTAGAAAAGGAAGATGCTAAACGTTTTGTTGAATCGATTAGAGATGTTGAAACTGCGATGGGGAGCTATCGTCGTACCATTCCTTCTCATGTTAGAGAAAAACGTAAACTTGGCCGTCGCTCTCCTTATGCTTTAGTCGATTTAAAGAAAGGAGATGTGATAAACGTTGAAGACTTTGAGTTTAAACGTCCTGGTGTAGGAGTTACGAGTGCAGAATTTGACTTTTTTATTGGGAAAGAATTAACGACAGATATTCCAAAAGGAACGGCAATTACCTATGACAACATCTAA
- the pseC gene encoding UDP-4-amino-4,6-dideoxy-N-acetyl-beta-L-altrosamine transaminase has product MQNRNIPYGRQHITQADIDAVIETLQHPYLTQGPKIDEFEAAFADYVGAKYAVAVANGTAALHLCTLALGVNEMSNIITTPITFAASANCVRYCGGKVSFADIDPKTATIDIESVRQLLENAPKGTYQGIIPVDFAGYAVDLEALKALAIEHNLWIIEDACHAPGGFFTDSQGKKQFCGNGVYADLAIFSFHPVKHIACGEGGMITTNDKALYEKLLMLRTHGITKNPDVLEENHGGWYYEMQMLGFNYRIPDVLCALGLSQLQRAETGLARRRQIAKRYDEAFEGAVKHLEHPVDGGHAYHLYIVLVKDRKELYDRLRAVGIYAQIHYIPVHTLPYYKNRNETKWNLPAAEAYYEQCISLPMYPTLTDEEQDFVIAQVLNH; this is encoded by the coding sequence ATGCAGAATAGAAATATTCCATATGGACGTCAGCATATAACACAAGCGGATATAGATGCTGTTATAGAAACCTTGCAACACCCTTATCTAACTCAGGGACCCAAGATTGATGAATTTGAGGCTGCTTTTGCGGATTATGTGGGGGCAAAATATGCGGTGGCTGTGGCTAATGGAACCGCAGCATTGCATTTGTGCACTTTGGCCTTAGGGGTCAATGAAATGTCTAATATAATCACAACACCAATTACATTTGCTGCTTCTGCCAACTGTGTGCGTTACTGTGGAGGGAAGGTAAGTTTTGCCGATATAGATCCCAAAACAGCGACCATAGATATTGAATCGGTAAGGCAGCTCTTGGAGAATGCGCCAAAGGGAACCTATCAAGGAATTATTCCTGTAGATTTTGCAGGTTATGCTGTGGATTTGGAAGCGCTCAAGGCACTTGCTATTGAACATAATCTTTGGATTATTGAAGATGCTTGCCATGCACCAGGTGGTTTTTTTACCGATAGTCAAGGTAAAAAACAGTTTTGTGGCAATGGAGTGTATGCTGATTTAGCCATTTTTTCTTTTCATCCTGTAAAACATATTGCTTGTGGAGAAGGAGGAATGATTACTACCAATGATAAAGCATTGTATGAAAAGTTATTGATGTTGAGAACGCATGGGATAACCAAAAATCCAGACGTGTTGGAAGAAAACCATGGTGGATGGTATTATGAAATGCAAATGTTGGGTTTTAATTATCGTATTCCTGATGTCTTATGTGCGTTAGGGCTTTCTCAGTTGCAACGGGCAGAAACAGGATTGGCTCGACGTAGACAAATTGCCAAACGTTATGATGAGGCCTTTGAAGGGGCTGTAAAACATTTAGAGCATCCTGTGGATGGGGGACATGCCTATCATTTGTACATTGTTTTGGTCAAAGACAGGAAAGAGCTTTATGATCGACTTAGAGCGGTTGGAATCTATGCTCAAATTCACTATATCCCCGTTCATACATTACCTTATTACAAAAATAGAAACGAAACTAAATGGAATCTACCAGCAGCAGAAGCTTATTATGAGCAATGCATCAGTCTTCCGATGTATCCTACGTTAACAGATGAGGAACAAGACTTTGTTATTGCACAGGTATTGAACCATTAG
- the pseB gene encoding UDP-N-acetylglucosamine 4,6-dehydratase (inverting), whose protein sequence is MMDLNGKALLVTGGTGSFGKKFIQTVIERYPDVKRVVVYSRDELKQFEMAQTFSTQKYPFMRYFIGDIRDEDRFKRACEGIDIIVHAAALKQVPTAEYNPMECIKTNVNGAYNVIQAALSCNIKKVVALSTDKAAAPINLYGATKLCSDKLFIAANNMKGRRDLSFSVVRYGNVMGSRGSVIPFFMKKQNEGTLPITDTRMTRFNISLIEGVEMVIDAINNAWGGEIFVPKIPSYRITDVATAIAPNAEQKVVGIRPGEKIHEEMITSADSYTTVDLGKYYAILPQVPIWNKEDYMKHFNAKDVEPGFKYNSGTNSEWLTVEEIRNLITEHVDPDFSV, encoded by the coding sequence ATTATGGATTTGAATGGAAAAGCTTTATTAGTGACAGGAGGAACGGGCTCTTTTGGAAAAAAATTTATACAAACAGTAATAGAGCGTTACCCAGATGTAAAACGAGTTGTTGTTTATTCTAGAGATGAACTAAAACAATTTGAAATGGCGCAGACCTTCTCAACTCAGAAGTACCCTTTTATGCGTTATTTTATTGGGGATATTAGAGATGAAGATCGATTTAAGAGAGCTTGTGAAGGAATTGATATTATTGTACATGCTGCGGCATTAAAACAGGTGCCAACGGCTGAATACAATCCAATGGAATGTATTAAGACCAATGTAAATGGTGCTTATAATGTCATCCAAGCTGCTTTATCTTGCAACATCAAAAAGGTGGTTGCTTTATCTACAGATAAGGCTGCTGCTCCAATCAATTTGTATGGAGCAACTAAATTGTGCTCAGATAAGTTGTTTATTGCAGCCAATAACATGAAGGGACGTAGGGATTTAAGTTTTTCGGTTGTTCGTTATGGTAATGTAATGGGATCTCGTGGTTCTGTTATTCCATTTTTTATGAAGAAACAAAACGAGGGCACCTTGCCAATCACTGATACTCGAATGACTCGATTTAACATTTCGTTGATAGAGGGCGTAGAGATGGTCATTGATGCCATTAATAATGCTTGGGGTGGTGAAATTTTTGTACCCAAGATCCCTTCTTATCGCATTACAGATGTTGCAACAGCAATTGCTCCTAATGCAGAACAAAAGGTAGTCGGCATTCGACCTGGTGAAAAAATTCACGAAGAAATGATTACGTCTGCGGATTCTTACACGACCGTTGATTTAGGAAAATACTACGCCATCTTGCCGCAAGTTCCTATTTGGAATAAAGAAGATTATATGAAGCATTTTAATGCCAAAGATGTTGAGCCTGGTTTTAAGTATAATTCTGGAACCAATTCAGAATGGTTGACGGTAGAAGAAATCAGAAACTTAATTACAGAACATGTAGATCCTGATTTTTCAGTTTAA
- the secA gene encoding preprotein translocase subunit SecA has product MFGFLKKLFGNKYDRDIKSIMPIIDKIKDEYANLANVSNDVLRNKTLDFRNRIADYLKAIDEEIAAIQVDVDATEDVLKKQSLFAEIDKLKKERDEEIEGVLNEILPEAFAVVKETARRFAQNETLEVTATDFDRELAAKQASSEHPFVVIDGDKAIWKNSWMAAGNLVTWNMVHYDVQLIGGIVLHQGKIAEMATGEGKTLVSTLPAYLNGLAGEGVHLITVNDYLAKRDAEWMAPIHNFLLLTVDCIDKYRPHSPERKAAYRADITYGTNNEFGFDYLRDNMSHKPDEIVQRKFHFTMIDEVDSVLIDDARTPLIISGPTAQDNRAELFTNLKPAVQQLEAVQRKLVGELLREAKKLIAEGNTSAEEGGGGLALFRAYRGLPKHRALIKYLSEPGIMLIMQKTENFYMAEQSKHMPKADAPLYFVIEEKNRSVELTDNGRMLLGKGAGDNSLFIMDDIGGILADIDKQTELSQEEIVNRKDEALLAFQAKNERLHALRQLLKAYTLFHREDEYVVMNNEVKIVDEQTGRIMDGRRFSDGLHQALEAKESVKIEKTTQTYATITLQNFFRMYHKLAGMTGTAETEAQELWNIYKLDVVVIPTNKPIVRDDRNDLVYKTEREKINAIINDVVELTKKGQPVLVGTTSVQQSEMLSRLLQLRKIEHNVLNAKQHAREADVVAEAGRPGQVTIATNMAGRGTDIKISDEVKKAGGLAIIGTERHDSRRVDRQLRGRAGRQGDVGMSQFYVSLEDKLMRLFGSERISKLMDSMGHQEGEALQHKMITNAIERAQKRIEENNFGVRKRLLEYDDVMNIQRESIYKKRNNALYGERLAIDLNDMFDQVAVSLVSAHKATNDYTAFTQDVIRYYGIETNITKDEFVKENVLDKLMDRLYNQAARVYKSKFDDIAQRLMPIINRVYNDPNTNYLKIGIPFTDGTKGMEIGADLKEAMASNGQSLVNDIEKSITLGLIDNAWKEHLRDLDELKDQTQSASFEQKDPLVIYKIQASKLYELFLDRISKEITSFLFKGGIPIHESEDIHEAQEVETTNEELQTNIEAQKQAEEMQRQAAKNAGGTQTIEKPKTFKRDEAKVKRNDPCPCGSGKKFKQCHGKK; this is encoded by the coding sequence ATGTTTGGTTTTTTAAAGAAACTATTTGGTAATAAATACGATCGTGACATCAAAAGCATCATGCCTATTATAGATAAAATAAAGGACGAATATGCTAATTTGGCTAACGTCTCTAATGATGTTCTACGAAATAAAACGCTAGATTTTAGAAATCGTATTGCCGACTATCTTAAAGCCATTGACGAGGAAATTGCTGCTATCCAAGTAGATGTAGATGCCACAGAGGATGTCCTTAAAAAGCAAAGCTTATTTGCTGAAATTGATAAATTAAAAAAAGAAAGAGACGAGGAAATAGAAGGGGTTCTCAATGAAATTCTTCCTGAAGCTTTTGCTGTAGTAAAAGAAACTGCTCGCCGTTTTGCTCAAAATGAGACCTTGGAGGTAACTGCCACGGATTTTGACCGAGAATTAGCCGCTAAACAAGCGAGTAGTGAGCATCCTTTTGTTGTTATCGATGGGGACAAAGCGATTTGGAAAAATTCTTGGATGGCTGCGGGTAACTTGGTTACTTGGAATATGGTTCACTACGATGTTCAATTAATTGGTGGTATTGTTTTGCATCAAGGTAAGATTGCTGAGATGGCAACTGGTGAGGGTAAAACCTTAGTTTCTACACTTCCTGCTTATCTCAATGGTTTGGCAGGCGAAGGTGTTCACTTAATTACGGTAAATGATTACCTAGCCAAACGTGATGCCGAGTGGATGGCTCCAATTCACAATTTCTTATTATTGACCGTAGACTGTATCGACAAATATAGACCGCATTCTCCTGAGCGTAAAGCTGCTTATCGTGCCGATATTACTTATGGTACCAACAATGAGTTTGGTTTTGATTATTTGCGTGATAACATGTCACACAAACCCGACGAAATAGTACAGCGCAAGTTTCATTTCACGATGATTGATGAGGTAGATTCGGTCTTAATTGATGACGCTCGTACTCCTTTAATTATATCAGGTCCGACCGCTCAAGATAACCGTGCAGAGTTATTTACAAATCTAAAACCTGCCGTTCAACAACTAGAAGCCGTTCAACGAAAATTAGTGGGTGAGTTGTTGCGTGAAGCCAAAAAATTAATTGCGGAAGGAAATACTAGCGCTGAAGAAGGCGGTGGTGGATTGGCTCTTTTCCGTGCTTATCGTGGATTGCCCAAGCACCGTGCATTGATTAAATATTTGAGTGAACCTGGGATTATGTTAATCATGCAGAAGACTGAGAACTTCTACATGGCAGAGCAATCTAAACACATGCCTAAGGCTGATGCACCACTCTATTTTGTTATTGAAGAAAAAAATAGAAGTGTAGAACTAACCGACAATGGTCGTATGTTATTGGGCAAGGGTGCTGGAGACAATAGCCTATTTATAATGGATGATATTGGTGGCATTTTGGCTGATATTGACAAACAAACAGAACTAAGTCAAGAGGAGATTGTTAACCGTAAGGATGAAGCGTTGTTGGCTTTTCAAGCTAAAAATGAGCGCTTGCATGCCCTCCGTCAATTGTTAAAGGCTTATACTTTGTTCCATAGAGAGGATGAGTATGTTGTCATGAACAATGAGGTAAAAATTGTAGATGAGCAAACTGGACGTATTATGGATGGTCGCCGTTTTTCGGATGGCTTGCACCAAGCGCTAGAGGCTAAAGAGAGTGTTAAAATCGAAAAGACAACACAAACTTATGCTACTATTACCTTACAGAACTTTTTCCGTATGTACCACAAATTAGCGGGTATGACGGGTACTGCCGAAACAGAAGCGCAAGAGCTTTGGAATATTTACAAATTGGATGTTGTTGTGATTCCTACCAACAAACCAATTGTAAGAGATGATAGAAATGACTTGGTTTATAAAACGGAGCGAGAAAAGATCAACGCAATTATCAATGATGTTGTAGAGTTAACCAAAAAGGGGCAACCTGTATTAGTGGGTACCACTTCTGTTCAACAGTCTGAAATGTTGAGTCGTCTATTACAATTGCGTAAGATTGAACACAATGTTTTAAATGCAAAGCAGCATGCTCGTGAGGCAGATGTTGTTGCAGAAGCAGGTAGACCTGGACAGGTTACCATTGCAACCAACATGGCTGGTCGTGGTACGGATATTAAAATTTCGGATGAAGTTAAAAAAGCAGGTGGTTTAGCAATTATTGGTACAGAACGTCATGATTCTAGACGGGTAGATAGACAATTGCGTGGTCGTGCTGGTCGTCAAGGAGATGTAGGTATGTCTCAATTTTATGTTTCTTTAGAGGACAAATTAATGCGTTTGTTTGGATCTGAACGAATCTCTAAATTAATGGACTCGATGGGGCACCAAGAAGGGGAAGCATTGCAACACAAAATGATTACCAATGCGATTGAACGTGCTCAAAAAAGAATTGAAGAAAATAACTTTGGTGTTCGAAAGCGTTTGTTGGAATACGATGACGTAATGAATATCCAACGTGAATCTATTTATAAAAAGCGTAACAATGCTTTGTATGGTGAACGTTTGGCCATTGATTTGAACGATATGTTTGATCAAGTAGCGGTTTCATTGGTTTCTGCACACAAAGCTACCAACGATTATACGGCCTTTACGCAAGATGTTATCCGTTATTATGGTATTGAAACCAATATCACAAAAGACGAGTTTGTTAAAGAAAATGTCTTGGATAAATTGATGGATAGATTGTACAATCAAGCTGCTAGGGTGTACAAATCTAAGTTTGACGATATTGCTCAACGTTTGATGCCTATTATCAATAGAGTTTATAACGATCCCAACACCAATTATTTAAAAATAGGAATTCCTTTTACAGATGGAACTAAAGGAATGGAAATTGGTGCGGACTTAAAAGAAGCAATGGCCTCAAATGGTCAATCATTGGTTAATGATATCGAAAAATCGATTACGCTTGGTTTGATTGATAATGCATGGAAAGAGCATCTTCGTGATTTGGATGAATTAAAAGATCAAACTCAATCTGCTTCTTTTGAACAAAAAGATCCTTTGGTTATTTACAAAATCCAAGCTTCTAAACTATATGAATTGTTCTTAGATAGAATTAGTAAAGAGATTACTAGTTTCTTGTTCAAAGGAGGAATTCCTATCCATGAATCTGAAGATATTCACGAAGCGCAAGAAGTTGAAACAACCAATGAGGAATTACAAACCAATATTGAAGCGCAAAAGCAAGCCGAAGAAATGCAACGCCAAGCCGCTAAAAATGCTGGTGGTACACAAACAATCGAAAAACCAAAGACCTTTAAGCGAGATGAGGCGAAAGTTAAACGCAACGATCCTTGTCCTTGTGGTAGTGGCAAGAAATTTAAACAGTGCCATGGTAAAAAATAA
- a CDS encoding YybH family protein, translating to MRTIIGTTILGILLNLMACQSNLRVEEKALNVQAYQEHSPTAHHQVALEVLEASKVWINAFNKGNIAGCVEGYANDAILNAIPLGRKKGKEEITNFWQSLIHSGAANLIYTNVKIEVANDSTSFLSADWSMDIGYGKIYQEKWEKKAGKWKLTLDDFEVLEQFKEPKENTTDPIAAHVLLETFIHRSINWIKGFNQQNSASCGAGYTQNAIMNAVPFANLSDKEAIQGFWKGLINNGAKNLIYHNPTFELLTPNTAQLSSNWSMNIGEGKIYQEKWLFQNKEWVLAQDEFEVLKQY from the coding sequence ATGAGAACAATAATTGGCACTACAATTTTAGGGATTCTGTTGAATTTAATGGCTTGTCAGTCTAATTTAAGAGTAGAAGAAAAAGCCTTAAATGTGCAGGCTTATCAAGAACATAGCCCTACTGCACACCATCAAGTCGCATTGGAAGTTTTAGAGGCTAGTAAAGTCTGGATCAATGCATTTAATAAAGGAAATATAGCGGGTTGTGTGGAAGGCTATGCCAATGATGCAATCCTAAATGCTATACCTTTGGGAAGAAAGAAAGGAAAAGAAGAAATTACCAATTTTTGGCAATCATTGATTCATTCAGGGGCAGCAAATTTGATTTATACCAATGTAAAAATAGAAGTAGCTAACGACTCTACTAGTTTTTTATCTGCGGATTGGTCAATGGATATTGGGTATGGAAAAATTTATCAGGAGAAATGGGAAAAGAAAGCAGGAAAATGGAAATTAACCTTGGATGATTTTGAGGTATTAGAACAATTTAAGGAACCAAAAGAAAATACAACCGATCCAATTGCTGCACATGTACTATTAGAAACGTTTATTCATCGTTCTATAAATTGGATCAAGGGGTTCAATCAACAAAATAGCGCAAGTTGTGGAGCTGGATATACTCAAAACGCTATTATGAATGCTGTTCCTTTTGCTAATTTAAGCGATAAAGAGGCCATTCAAGGTTTTTGGAAGGGATTGATAAACAATGGAGCTAAGAATTTAATTTATCATAATCCAACCTTTGAGCTGCTAACTCCTAATACCGCACAACTATCTTCGAATTGGTCGATGAATATAGGCGAAGGAAAAATTTACCAAGAAAAATGGTTGTTCCAAAATAAGGAATGGGTCTTAGCACAAGATGAATTTGAGGTGTTAAAACAATACTAA
- a CDS encoding Crp/Fnr family transcriptional regulator — MLNTFINKLPITEEALKIELREKSTITNHKKGELIIKDAQFIKVLKIVLSGKVRVYQENEDREILIYYLNDMETCTLSLSACFEDCKSNVNAIVERDCTILNIPVRFVRDWNLKYKSWNDFTIHTYKESYKVLLESYSKLAFKPLKDRLFEYIVSESKKHILNKSHQQIAKELGTTREVVSRLLKKLEQHGKIKLGQKEIRLIQ, encoded by the coding sequence ATGTTAAATACCTTTATCAATAAACTACCAATTACGGAGGAGGCACTTAAAATTGAACTTCGTGAAAAGTCAACGATAACAAATCATAAGAAAGGAGAGTTGATTATTAAAGATGCTCAATTTATCAAGGTGTTAAAGATTGTACTGAGCGGAAAAGTTCGAGTATATCAGGAAAATGAAGATCGAGAAATTCTAATTTATTATTTGAATGATATGGAAACCTGTACTTTGTCTTTGTCTGCCTGTTTTGAAGATTGCAAAAGCAATGTTAATGCTATTGTAGAAAGAGATTGTACCATCCTCAATATTCCTGTGCGATTTGTTAGAGATTGGAACCTAAAATACAAATCGTGGAATGACTTTACCATTCATACCTATAAAGAAAGCTATAAAGTACTCTTAGAAAGTTATTCAAAATTAGCTTTTAAACCGTTAAAAGATCGCTTGTTTGAATATATCGTTTCAGAATCAAAGAAGCATATTTTAAACAAATCTCACCAGCAAATTGCTAAAGAACTGGGCACAACTAGAGAGGTAGTTTCTAGATTGTTAAAAAAGCTAGAACAGCATGGAAAAATCAAATTAGGTCAAAAGGAAATTAGGCTCATCCAATAA
- a CDS encoding YCF48-related protein, whose protein sequence is MHWNIKMYCLLFGIFWSTIGTAQWVGTSTPAIYHLYAIDVVSENVVYAGGYGGSLVKTIDGGLNWNAVPIGSPNWILSIQFEDENIGLGEVLKTTDGGLSWTTLHDTINCYAMQWTTSNIGYVGGEDGVFLKTIDGGQTWTNLSLPSARTVYDICFLDTNNGYLINTADELLKTTDGGLSWTSIYHYGISGIDFRSMNEGHIISKGLNNESFISKTTDGGATFTMTKQIDSIQMRGFCFADDNNGYVIGGLYCGGGSCTQRPAIFKTTDGGLTWVDDTPPHLIGQVVGFFEMDITPSGIPFISGSNATVFKKNTAVLGVLNEGTILTESMELFPNPTNGAAVYVNAPSMITQLEVVDLTGRLVKQITDATTITSFSIQDLPAGVYRVHGITTEGIRLLPKTLIKRGF, encoded by the coding sequence ATGCATTGGAATATAAAAATGTACTGTTTGTTATTCGGAATTTTTTGGTCTACTATAGGAACGGCACAGTGGGTTGGTACATCAACACCTGCTATATATCATCTTTATGCAATAGATGTTGTTTCCGAAAATGTGGTTTATGCTGGTGGTTATGGTGGGTCGTTAGTTAAAACTATTGATGGAGGACTCAATTGGAATGCTGTCCCTATTGGTTCTCCAAACTGGATACTTTCTATACAGTTTGAAGATGAAAACATAGGCTTAGGAGAAGTTTTAAAAACAACAGATGGTGGACTTAGCTGGACTACCTTACATGATACGATTAATTGTTATGCGATGCAATGGACAACGTCTAATATAGGTTATGTTGGAGGGGAGGATGGTGTTTTTCTCAAAACAATAGATGGTGGGCAAACTTGGACAAATCTCTCTTTGCCTAGTGCTAGGACGGTTTATGATATTTGCTTTTTAGATACAAACAATGGTTATTTAATAAATACAGCGGATGAGTTATTAAAAACAACAGATGGTGGTCTTAGTTGGACGTCTATTTATCATTATGGTATATCGGGAATTGACTTTAGATCTATGAATGAAGGACATATAATAAGCAAGGGGCTGAATAATGAAAGCTTTATTTCAAAAACAACAGATGGAGGAGCTACTTTTACAATGACTAAACAGATTGATTCTATACAAATGAGGGGCTTTTGTTTTGCAGATGACAATAATGGTTATGTTATTGGGGGATTGTATTGTGGCGGAGGATCTTGTACACAAAGACCTGCTATTTTTAAAACAACAGATGGTGGGCTTACTTGGGTTGATGATACACCACCTCATTTAATTGGGCAAGTAGTTGGTTTTTTTGAAATGGATATAACACCTAGTGGTATTCCTTTTATTAGTGGATCTAATGCCACTGTTTTTAAAAAGAATACTGCTGTGTTAGGAGTTTTAAACGAGGGAACTATATTAACAGAATCGATGGAACTGTTTCCTAATCCTACCAATGGCGCAGCTGTTTATGTCAATGCACCAAGTATGATTACTCAACTTGAGGTGGTTGATTTGACAGGACGACTGGTGAAGCAAATAACAGATGCAACAACAATTACGAGCTTCTCTATTCAAGATTTGCCAGCAGGAGTTTATAGGGTGCATGGTATTACAACAGAAGGCATTCGGTTGTTGCCTAAGACATTGATAAAACGAGGATTTTAG